One window of the Bradyrhizobium sp. NP1 genome contains the following:
- a CDS encoding cobalamin-independent methionine synthase II family protein has translation MQRTRPPFRADEVGSLLRPPRLKEARARLEKGEIAPEELRKIEDMEIEKVVHRQASTGLKLATDGEFRRSWWHFDFLARLTGCELFHPDTGIQFAGAQTRHDAIRVIGKLDFPADHPMLDHFRFLKRQAEIAHVTPKMTIPSPAVLHFRGGRKLISKDVYPDLDAFFEDLAKTYRKAVKAFYDAGCRYLQFDDTVWAYLCSQEELQKSRERGDHPDGVQEIYARIINYAIAERPADMVITTHVCRGNFRSTWISSGGYEPVAETLLAGTNYDGYFLEYDSDRAGGFEPLRFLPPGNKVVVVGVITSKFGQLEKKDDIKRRLEEAAKFAPLEQLALSPQCGFASTEEGNILSEEEQWAKLRLAVEVANEVWGR, from the coding sequence ATGCAGCGAACCAGGCCTCCATTCCGTGCCGACGAGGTCGGCAGCCTTCTGCGACCCCCGCGCCTCAAGGAGGCGCGCGCCAGGCTCGAGAAGGGCGAGATCGCGCCGGAGGAGTTGCGCAAGATCGAGGACATGGAGATCGAGAAGGTGGTGCACCGGCAGGCCTCGACCGGGTTGAAGCTCGCGACCGACGGCGAGTTCCGCCGCTCCTGGTGGCATTTCGATTTCCTCGCCAGGCTCACCGGCTGCGAGCTTTTCCACCCCGACACGGGTATCCAGTTCGCGGGCGCGCAGACGCGCCACGACGCGATCCGCGTGATCGGCAAGCTGGATTTCCCCGCCGACCATCCGATGCTCGACCATTTCCGCTTCCTGAAGCGGCAGGCGGAGATCGCCCATGTCACGCCGAAGATGACCATCCCGTCGCCGGCAGTGCTGCACTTCCGCGGCGGCCGCAAGTTGATCTCGAAGGATGTCTATCCCGATCTCGATGCCTTCTTCGAGGATCTGGCCAAGACCTATCGCAAGGCGGTGAAGGCATTCTACGACGCCGGCTGCCGCTATCTGCAGTTCGACGACACGGTGTGGGCCTATCTGTGCTCGCAGGAGGAATTGCAGAAGTCGCGCGAGCGCGGCGACCATCCGGATGGCGTGCAGGAAATCTATGCGCGGATCATCAACTACGCGATCGCCGAGCGTCCCGCCGACATGGTGATCACCACCCATGTCTGCCGCGGCAATTTCCGCTCCACCTGGATCTCCTCCGGGGGCTACGAGCCGGTCGCGGAAACGCTGCTCGCCGGCACCAACTACGACGGCTACTTCCTGGAGTATGATTCCGACCGCGCCGGCGGCTTCGAGCCGCTGCGCTTCCTTCCGCCCGGCAACAAGGTCGTGGTCGTCGGCGTCATCACCTCGAAGTTCGGCCAGCTCGAAAAGAAGGACGACATCAAGCGGCGGCTCGAGGAGGCGGCGAAATTCGCGCCACTGGAGCAGCTCGCGCTGTCGCCGCAATGCGGCTTCGCCTCGACCGAGGAGGGCAATATCCTCTCCGAGGAGGAGCAATGGGCCAAGCTGCGGCTCGCGGTGGAAGTCGCCAACGAGGTCTGGGGTCGTTGA
- a CDS encoding ABC transporter ATP-binding protein, producing the protein MPDLLALEALRAGYGEAVVLPNLSLRLDEGQVLALLGRNGTGKTTLINSIVGVTRRFGGSVTLAGHDITAMRPDQRARAGIGWVPQERNIFRSLTVEENMTAVAQPGPWTVDRVYEMFPRLKERRGNFGNQLSGGEQQMLAIGRALVLNPKVLLLDEPTEGLAPIIVEELLAALGRITRSGGICSIIVEQNAQKILGLADRVVILERGAIVHEAASDSLKADPSVLERHLGVAGTAAH; encoded by the coding sequence ATGCCTGATCTGCTCGCGCTCGAAGCCTTGCGTGCCGGCTATGGCGAGGCGGTGGTGCTGCCGAACCTGTCGTTGCGGCTCGATGAGGGCCAGGTGCTGGCGCTGCTGGGACGCAACGGCACCGGCAAGACGACGCTGATCAATTCGATCGTCGGCGTCACCCGCCGCTTCGGAGGCTCGGTCACGCTTGCGGGCCACGACATCACCGCGATGCGGCCGGACCAGCGCGCCCGCGCCGGCATCGGCTGGGTGCCGCAGGAGCGCAACATCTTCCGCTCGCTCACGGTGGAGGAGAACATGACCGCGGTGGCGCAGCCGGGGCCGTGGACCGTCGACAGGGTCTATGAGATGTTTCCCCGGCTGAAGGAGCGGCGCGGCAATTTCGGCAACCAGCTTTCCGGCGGCGAGCAGCAGATGCTGGCGATCGGCCGCGCGCTGGTGCTCAATCCGAAGGTCCTGTTGCTGGATGAGCCGACCGAGGGGCTTGCGCCCATCATCGTCGAGGAACTGCTGGCAGCGCTCGGCCGCATCACGCGTTCCGGCGGCATCTGCTCCATCATCGTCGAGCAGAACGCGCAAAAGATTCTGGGGCTGGCCGACCGCGTTGTGATATTGGAGCGCGGGGCGATCGTGCACGAGGCGGCGAGCGACAGCCTGAAAGCCGATCCGTCCGTGCTCGAGCGCCATCTCGGCGTCGCCGGCACCGCGGCGCACTGA
- a CDS encoding ABC transporter ATP-binding protein yields the protein MTPALETRGLEKSFGGLRVTRDLSLTVERGARHALIGPNGAGKTTVINLLTGVLKPNGGRILLEGNDITDLAVHTRVSRGLSRTFQINQLYADLTPLETIGLAVSERMGRGADWWRRMGTRSEVNEEIAENLARFHLLDVMNERTATLPYGKQRLLEIALAIATRPRVLLLDEPAAGVPESERHDILAAVAGLPRDVTVLLIEHDMDLVFSFADRISVLVNGALLVEGTPEAVARDPQVKAVYLGEAADA from the coding sequence ATGACGCCGGCGCTGGAGACGAGGGGCCTGGAAAAATCGTTCGGAGGCCTGCGCGTCACCCGCGACCTGTCGCTTACGGTCGAGCGCGGCGCGCGCCACGCGCTGATCGGCCCGAACGGCGCCGGCAAGACCACGGTGATCAACCTCCTGACCGGCGTGCTGAAGCCGAACGGCGGGCGCATCCTGCTCGAAGGCAATGACATCACCGATCTCGCCGTGCACACGCGCGTCTCGCGCGGGCTGTCACGCACCTTCCAGATCAACCAGCTCTATGCCGATCTCACGCCGCTCGAAACCATCGGGCTCGCAGTATCCGAGCGGATGGGCCGCGGCGCCGACTGGTGGCGGCGCATGGGGACGCGTAGCGAGGTCAACGAGGAGATCGCCGAAAACCTCGCGCGCTTCCACCTGCTCGATGTCATGAACGAGCGCACCGCGACACTGCCCTATGGCAAGCAGCGGCTGCTCGAGATCGCGCTTGCGATCGCCACCAGGCCGCGGGTGCTGCTGCTCGACGAGCCCGCCGCCGGCGTGCCCGAGAGCGAGCGCCACGACATTCTCGCCGCCGTCGCCGGCCTGCCGCGCGATGTCACCGTGCTCCTGATCGAGCACGACATGGACCTGGTGTTCTCCTTCGCCGACCGCATCTCGGTGCTGGTCAACGGTGCGCTGCTGGTCGAGGGCACGCCGGAGGCGGTGGCGCGTGATCCGCAGGTCAAGGCCGTCTATCTCGGCGAGGCCGCCGATGCCTGA
- a CDS encoding branched-chain amino acid ABC transporter permease, with product MNAQGEVGRLAAEQARWRLSEVAFWLVVLGCTIAFPSRYLIMAEIVRLALFALSLDLILGYAGIVSLGHAAFFGVGAYAAGLMALHGVVTEPLLALVAAGLIAAVLGFLTSFLVIRGADLTRLMVTLGIALLLEALAERFSNITGGTDGLQGIEMQPILGLFAFDMYGRVGLFYSLAVLFVLFLLARRIVHSPFGLSLRAIRNNPLRAAAIGIPVNRRLIAVYTLSAFYAGIAGALFTQTTALASLDVFSFERSADLMLVLVLGGTGYLYGGLIGAVVFKMLQEFFSTITPQYWLFWIGLVLIVVVLVGRERLHRWVLWAPNLVIRHLAGRKPVVVPESELP from the coding sequence ATGAACGCGCAAGGGGAGGTCGGACGTCTGGCGGCCGAACAGGCGCGCTGGCGCTTGAGCGAAGTCGCGTTCTGGCTCGTCGTGCTCGGCTGCACGATAGCCTTTCCCTCGCGCTACCTCATCATGGCGGAGATCGTGCGGCTCGCGCTGTTCGCGCTCTCGCTCGACCTCATCCTCGGCTATGCCGGCATCGTCTCGCTGGGGCACGCCGCCTTCTTCGGCGTCGGCGCCTATGCCGCGGGCCTGATGGCGCTGCATGGCGTCGTCACCGAGCCGCTGCTCGCACTCGTCGCCGCCGGGCTGATCGCCGCCGTGCTCGGTTTTCTCACCAGCTTTCTCGTCATCCGCGGCGCCGACCTGACGCGGCTGATGGTGACGCTCGGCATCGCGCTGCTCCTGGAGGCGCTGGCGGAGCGCTTCTCCAACATCACCGGCGGCACCGACGGCCTGCAGGGCATCGAGATGCAGCCGATCCTCGGCCTGTTTGCGTTCGACATGTACGGCAGGGTCGGGCTGTTCTATTCGCTCGCCGTGTTGTTCGTCCTCTTCCTGCTGGCGCGCCGCATCGTGCATTCGCCGTTCGGCCTGTCGCTGCGCGCGATCCGGAACAACCCCTTGCGGGCGGCGGCGATCGGCATTCCGGTCAACCGCCGGCTGATCGCGGTCTATACGCTGTCGGCCTTCTATGCCGGCATTGCGGGTGCGCTGTTCACCCAGACCACGGCGCTTGCCTCGCTCGACGTGTTCTCGTTCGAGCGCTCGGCCGACCTGATGCTGGTGCTCGTGCTCGGCGGCACCGGCTATCTCTATGGCGGCCTGATCGGCGCGGTCGTGTTCAAGATGCTGCAGGAATTCTTCTCGACCATCACGCCGCAATACTGGCTTTTCTGGATTGGGCTGGTGCTGATCGTGGTCGTGCTGGTCGGTCGCGAGCGGCTGCACCGCTGGGTGTTGTGGGCGCCGAACCTCGTCATCCGCCATCTCGCCGGCCGCAAGCCGGTGGTCGTTCCCGAAAGCGAGCTGCCATGA
- a CDS encoding branched-chain amino acid ABC transporter permease has protein sequence MTAVLTNLFDGVAYGMLLFVLACGLAVTLGLMNFVNLAHGAFAMAGGYVCAVLVNRAGWPFFAGLPLAFVASALIGAVLERLLYRHLYTRSHLDQVLFSVGLVFMSVAAVDYIMGSSRIFINLPSVLEGQIDMFGVGIGRYRLMIVVICGLLTAGLQLVLARTRFGSRLRAAVDDPRVASGLGINVPQVFAFTFAFGCGLAGLGGALSAEILGLDPYFPLKFMIYFLIVVTVGGSSSITGPFLASLLLGIADVAGKYYVPKMGPFVIYTVMIVILLWRPNGLFGRTAAR, from the coding sequence ATGACCGCGGTTCTCACCAATCTTTTCGACGGCGTCGCCTACGGCATGCTGCTGTTCGTGCTGGCCTGCGGGCTTGCGGTCACGCTCGGCCTGATGAACTTCGTCAACCTCGCGCATGGCGCGTTCGCGATGGCGGGCGGCTATGTCTGCGCCGTGCTGGTCAACCGCGCCGGCTGGCCATTCTTTGCCGGCCTGCCGCTGGCCTTTGTCGCGAGCGCCTTGATCGGCGCGGTGCTGGAGCGGCTGCTCTATCGTCACCTCTACACCCGAAGCCATCTCGACCAGGTGCTGTTCTCGGTCGGCCTCGTCTTCATGTCGGTGGCGGCGGTCGACTACATCATGGGGTCCTCGCGCATCTTCATCAATTTGCCGTCGGTGCTCGAGGGGCAGATCGACATGTTCGGCGTCGGCATCGGCCGCTACCGGCTGATGATCGTCGTGATCTGCGGCCTGCTCACGGCAGGGCTCCAGCTCGTGCTGGCGCGCACGCGCTTCGGCAGCCGCCTGCGCGCCGCGGTCGACGACCCGCGCGTGGCGAGCGGGCTCGGCATCAACGTGCCGCAGGTATTCGCCTTCACCTTCGCCTTCGGCTGTGGACTGGCCGGGCTCGGCGGCGCGCTGAGCGCGGAGATCCTCGGGCTCGATCCCTATTTCCCGCTGAAATTCATGATCTACTTCCTGATCGTCGTGACGGTCGGCGGCTCGTCCTCGATCACCGGGCCGTTCCTGGCGTCGCTCCTGCTCGGCATCGCCGACGTCGCCGGCAAATATTACGTCCCGAAAATGGGGCCGTTCGTGATCTACACCGTCATGATCGTGATCCTGCTCTGGCGCCCGAACGGCCTGTTCGGCCGCACCGCGGCGCGATGA
- a CDS encoding MBOAT family O-acyltransferase encodes MTFASWQFGVFAAAVFVAYYLPMLRAYQVQVLIVASLIFYGYGQPELLPLLFVAVLGTYLFLVLACRDRRLWLPIGIAFNLALLAFFKYKFLFLGPVPAPTGQPLIDFLLRLPLPIGISFFVFHNISLLVDLTKKQAPRADLAGVFLYIIFFPQLVSGPITRAEMFMPQIRPKYFFEIPILDATKWILSGFFFKLFVANNLNEMTSHMAFPLYEALQTQDRWLLVFLYSYQIYADFFGYSAIALGLGLLFGYRLPVNFNLPYISASFSEFWTRWHISLSTWLRTYLYIPLGGNRRGAIRTYLNLIIVMGLGGLWHGAGLGYLLWGLLHGVFLALERPLLPALTAVKSTWFRIARIGVVFVCVSFLWIFFKLPEFDHAWAYLAGMFVPSTNPNPTKLFHNLALIYSLPVILQHLGIGRLVETRLRFAEPFLYGLLAALAYLEAGPESAFIYFQF; translated from the coding sequence ATGACCTTCGCATCGTGGCAGTTTGGCGTCTTCGCCGCGGCCGTCTTTGTCGCGTATTACCTGCCAATGCTGCGGGCGTATCAGGTGCAGGTCCTGATCGTCGCGAGCCTCATCTTCTACGGCTACGGCCAGCCGGAACTCCTGCCGCTGCTCTTCGTCGCCGTGCTCGGGACCTATCTGTTTCTGGTGCTGGCGTGCCGCGACCGCCGGCTGTGGCTGCCGATCGGCATCGCCTTCAACCTCGCGCTGCTCGCCTTCTTCAAATACAAGTTCCTGTTTCTGGGGCCCGTGCCCGCGCCGACCGGCCAGCCGCTGATCGATTTCCTGCTGCGGCTGCCGCTGCCGATCGGCATTTCCTTCTTCGTGTTCCACAATATCAGCCTGCTGGTCGATCTGACCAAAAAGCAGGCGCCACGCGCTGACCTCGCCGGCGTCTTCCTCTACATCATCTTCTTTCCGCAGCTCGTCTCGGGCCCGATCACGCGCGCCGAGATGTTCATGCCGCAGATCCGTCCGAAATATTTTTTCGAGATTCCCATCCTCGATGCGACGAAATGGATCCTGAGCGGATTCTTCTTCAAGCTGTTCGTGGCGAACAATCTCAACGAGATGACGTCGCACATGGCGTTTCCGCTCTATGAGGCGCTGCAGACGCAGGACCGCTGGCTGCTCGTGTTCCTCTACAGCTACCAGATCTACGCCGACTTCTTCGGCTATTCCGCGATCGCGCTCGGGCTCGGGCTGCTGTTCGGCTATCGACTGCCGGTCAATTTCAATCTGCCCTATATCTCCGCCTCGTTTTCCGAGTTCTGGACCCGCTGGCACATCTCCTTGTCGACGTGGCTGCGCACCTATCTCTACATTCCGCTCGGCGGCAATCGGCGCGGTGCGATCAGGACCTACCTGAATCTGATCATCGTGATGGGGCTGGGCGGGCTCTGGCACGGCGCAGGGCTGGGCTATCTGCTCTGGGGCCTGCTGCACGGCGTGTTCCTCGCCCTGGAGCGGCCGCTGTTGCCGGCGCTGACCGCGGTCAAGTCGACCTGGTTCCGCATCGCGCGGATCGGCGTGGTGTTCGTCTGCGTCAGTTTCCTCTGGATCTTTTTCAAGCTGCCCGAGTTCGATCACGCCTGGGCCTATCTTGCCGGCATGTTCGTGCCCTCGACCAATCCGAACCCGACCAAGCTGTTCCACAATCTGGCGCTGATCTATTCGCTGCCGGTGATCCTGCAGCATCTCGGCATCGGTCGGCTGGTGGAGACACGGCTGCGCTTTGCCGAACCTTTTCTCTACGGTCTGCTCGCGGCGCTGGCCTATCTGGAAGCCGGGCCCGAATCCGCCTTCATCTATTTCCAGTTCTAA
- a CDS encoding ABC transporter substrate-binding protein, with protein MFSCAKMLSLAATAVAIAGAALPARAQDAVKIGLIVPMTGGQASTGKQIDNAIKLYMQQHGDTVAGKKIEVILKDDAALPDNTKRLAQELIVNDKVNFIAGFGVTPAALAAAPLATQAKIPEVVMAAGTSVITERSPYIVRTSFTLAQSSTIIGDWAVKNGIKKVATLTSDYAPGNDALNFFKEHFTAGGGQIVEEVKVPLANPDFAPFLQRMKDAKPDAMFVFVPAGQGGNFMKQYAERGLDKAGIKVIGPGDVMDDDLLNGMGDAAIGTVTAHLYSAAHPSAMNKEFVAAYKKAFGNRPGFMAVSGYDGIHLIYEALKKTGGKTDGDALIEAMKGMKWESPRGPISIDPETRDIVQNIYIRKVEKVDGELYNVEFATFEAVKDAGKTKK; from the coding sequence ATGTTCAGTTGTGCAAAAATGCTGTCGCTTGCCGCGACGGCCGTGGCGATTGCGGGCGCGGCGCTGCCGGCGCGGGCGCAGGACGCCGTCAAGATCGGCCTGATCGTGCCGATGACCGGAGGCCAGGCGTCGACCGGCAAGCAGATCGACAACGCGATCAAGCTCTACATGCAGCAGCATGGCGACACCGTCGCCGGCAAAAAGATCGAGGTCATCCTGAAGGACGACGCGGCGCTGCCCGACAACACCAAGCGCCTTGCCCAGGAGCTGATCGTCAACGACAAGGTCAATTTCATCGCGGGCTTCGGCGTGACGCCGGCCGCGCTGGCCGCCGCTCCGCTCGCCACCCAGGCCAAAATTCCGGAAGTCGTGATGGCGGCCGGCACCTCCGTGATCACCGAGCGCTCGCCCTATATCGTGCGCACCAGCTTCACGCTGGCGCAGTCCTCCACCATCATCGGCGACTGGGCGGTCAAGAACGGCATCAAGAAGGTCGCGACCCTGACCTCCGACTATGCGCCCGGCAACGACGCGCTGAACTTCTTCAAGGAGCACTTCACCGCAGGCGGCGGCCAGATCGTCGAGGAGGTCAAGGTGCCGCTGGCCAATCCCGATTTCGCGCCGTTCCTGCAGCGCATGAAGGACGCCAAGCCCGACGCGATGTTCGTGTTCGTGCCGGCGGGGCAGGGCGGCAACTTCATGAAGCAGTATGCCGAGCGCGGCCTCGACAAGGCCGGCATCAAGGTGATCGGGCCCGGCGACGTGATGGACGACGACCTGCTCAACGGCATGGGCGATGCGGCGATCGGCACGGTCACCGCGCATCTCTACTCGGCCGCGCATCCGTCGGCGATGAACAAGGAATTCGTCGCCGCCTACAAGAAGGCGTTCGGCAACCGCCCCGGCTTCATGGCGGTCAGCGGCTATGACGGCATCCATCTGATCTACGAGGCGCTCAAGAAGACCGGCGGCAAGACCGACGGCGATGCGCTGATCGAGGCCATGAAAGGGATGAAGTGGGAGAGCCCGCGCGGTCCGATCTCGATCGATCCGGAGACGCGCGACATCGTGCAGAACATCTACATCCGCAAGGTGGAGAAGGTCGACGGCGAGCTCTACAACGTCGAGTTCGCGACCTTCGAGGCGGTCAAGGATGCCGGCAAGACCAAGAAGTGA
- the purU gene encoding formyltetrahydrofolate deformylase, giving the protein MTDHQYVLTLSCPDRPGIVSAVSTFLAHNGQNILDAQQFDDVETQNFFMRVVFTAADLAVELSALQTGFTAIAERFAMTWQMRERASRRRVMLLVSTSDHCLVDILYRWRTGELEMIPTAIVSNHPRETYKHLDFGEIPFHYLPVTRETKQDQEAQIWRLVQDTKTDLVVLARYMQILSDDLSEKLSGMSINIHHSFLPGFKGAKPYHQAHARGVKLIGATAHYVTSDLDEGPIIDQDVERISHRDMPEDLVRKGRDIERRVLARAIRYHLADRVLLNGRKTVVFTD; this is encoded by the coding sequence ATGACCGACCATCAATATGTGTTGACGCTTTCCTGTCCGGACCGCCCCGGCATCGTCTCGGCGGTGTCGACCTTCCTCGCCCATAACGGACAGAACATCCTCGACGCCCAGCAGTTCGACGATGTCGAGACCCAGAATTTCTTCATGCGGGTGGTGTTCACCGCGGCCGACCTCGCGGTCGAATTGTCGGCGCTGCAGACCGGCTTTACCGCCATCGCCGAGCGCTTTGCCATGACCTGGCAGATGCGCGAGCGCGCCAGCCGCCGCCGCGTGATGCTGCTGGTGTCGACCTCCGATCACTGCCTGGTCGACATCCTCTACCGCTGGCGCACCGGCGAGCTGGAGATGATCCCGACCGCGATCGTCTCCAACCATCCGCGCGAGACCTACAAGCATCTCGATTTCGGCGAGATCCCGTTTCACTATTTGCCCGTGACGCGGGAAACCAAGCAGGACCAGGAGGCGCAGATCTGGCGGCTGGTCCAGGACACGAAGACCGACCTCGTGGTGCTGGCGCGCTACATGCAGATCCTCTCCGACGACCTCTCGGAGAAGCTTTCCGGGATGTCCATCAACATCCACCACTCGTTCCTGCCGGGGTTCAAGGGCGCCAAGCCCTATCACCAGGCGCATGCGCGCGGCGTCAAGCTGATCGGCGCCACCGCGCACTACGTGACGAGCGACCTCGACGAGGGCCCGATCATCGACCAGGACGTCGAGCGCATCAGCCACCGCGACATGCCCGAGGATCTCGTGCGCAAGGGCCGCGACATCGAGCGGCGGGTGCTGGCGCGCGCCATCCGCTATCACCTCGCCGACCGCGTCCTCCTCAATGGCCGCAAGACGGTGGTGTTCACCGACTAA